One genomic region from Eptesicus fuscus isolate TK198812 chromosome 18, DD_ASM_mEF_20220401, whole genome shotgun sequence encodes:
- the LOC129152154 gene encoding ferritin light chain-like, which produces MSSQIRQNYSTEVEAAVNRLATLHLRASYTYLSLGYYFDRDDVALEGVGHFFRELAEKKHEGTEHFLKLQNKRGGHILFQDV; this is translated from the coding sequence atgagctcccaaattcgtcagaattattccaccgaggtggaggctgccgtCAATCGCCTGGCCACCCTGCACCTGCGGGCCtcctacacctacctctctctgggctactATTTCGACCGCgacgatgtggctctggagggtgtgggccacttcttccgCGAGTTGGCGGAGAAGAAGCACGAGGGCACGGAGCatttcttaaagttgcaaaacaagcGAGGCGGCCacattctcttccaggatgtgTAG
- the PPM1M gene encoding protein phosphatase 1M isoform X2: MSAGWFRRRFLPGVPGGPLPAPRSPRPRASPVPYRRPRFLRGSGSCPGTPDAPRRPEARPVRCPARGRTLPWNAGYAEIINAEKSEFNEDQAACGKLCIRRCEFGPEEDQEWLTLCPEEFLTGHYWALFDGHGGPAAAILAANTLHSCLRRQLEAIGEGMVATQPPMHLSGRCVCPSDPQFVEEKGIRTEDLVIGALESAFQECDEVIGRELEASGQVGGCTALVAVSLKGKLYVANAGDSRAILVRRDEVRPLSFEFTPETERQRIQQLAFVYPELLADEFTRLEFPRRLKRDDLGQKVLFRDHYMSGWSYKCVEKSDLKYPLIHGQGRQARLLGTLAVSRGLGDHQLRVLDTNIQLKPFLLSVPQVTVLDLDQLELQEEDVVVMATDGLWDVLSNEQVARLVRSFLPGNREDPHSQSQGSSGH; the protein is encoded by the exons ATGTCCGCGGGCTGGTTCCGCCGCCGCTTCCTGCCCGGGGTGCCCGGCGGCCCGCTCCCCGCGCCGCGCTCGCCCCGGCCGCGCGCCAGCCCCGTGCCCTACCGACGGCCCCGCTTCCTGCGCGGCTCGGGCTCCTGCCCCGGCACCCCCGACGCCCCGCGCCGCCCGGAGGCCCGGCCCGTGCGCTGCCCCGCGCGCGGCCGCACGCTGCCCTGGAACGCAGGCTACGCCGA GATCATCAATGCAGAGAAATCTGAGTTCAATGAGGATCAGGCCGCCTGTGGGAAGCTGTGCATCCGGAGATGTGAGTTTGGGCCTGAAGAGGACCAGGAGTGGCTGACCTTGTGCCCAGAGGAG TTCCTGACCGGTCATTACTGGGCACTGTTTGATGGGCACGGCGGTCCAGCTGCAGCCATCCTGGCTGCCAACACCCTGCACTCCTGCCTGCGCCGGCAGCTGGAGGCCATAGGAGAGGGCATGGTGGCCACTCAGCCCCCCATGCACCTCAGTGGCCGTTGTGTCTGCCCCAGTGATCCCCAGTTTGTTGAGGAAAAGGGCATTAGGACAGAAGACTTGGTGATCGGGGCTCTGGAGAGCGCCTTCCAGGAATGT GATGAGGTGATCGGGCGGGAGCTGGAGGCCTCAGGCCAAGTGGGTGGCTGCACAGCCCTGGTGGCTGTGTCGCTGAAGGGGAAGCTGTATGTGGCCAATGCCGGAGATAGCAG AGCCATCTTGGTACGGAGAGATGAGGTACGGCCTCTGAGCTTTGAGTTCACCCCGGAGACTGAGCGACAACGGATCCAGCAATTG gcctttgTCTACCCTGAGCTTCTGGCTGATGAGTTCACCCGACTGGAGTTCCCTCGGCGTCTGAAGAGGGATGACTTGGGGCAGAAAGTTTTGTTCAGGGATCACTACATGAGTGGCTG GAGCTACAAGTGCGTGGAGAAGTCGGATCTCAAGTACCCACTGATCCACGGACAGGGTAGGCAG gcTCGGTTGCTGGGAACACTGGCCGTCTCCCGGGGCCTGGGAGACCATCAGCTCAGAGTCCTGGACACAAACATTCAACTCAAGCCCTTCTTGCTCTCTGTCCCACAG GTGACAGTGCTGGATTTGGACCAGTtggagctgcaggaggaggaTGTGGTTGTCATGGCAACTGATGGGCTCTGGGATGTCCTATCCAATGAGCAGGTGGCAAGGCTAGTGCGGAGCTTCCTCCCTGGCAATCGAGAGGACCCACACAG CCAGAGCCAAGGGAGCAGTGGCCACTGA
- the PPM1M gene encoding protein phosphatase 1M isoform X1 — MSAGWFRRRFLPGVPGGPLPAPRSPRPRASPVPYRRPRFLRGSGSCPGTPDAPRRPEARPVRCPARGRTLPWNAGYAEIINAEKSEFNEDQAACGKLCIRRCEFGPEEDQEWLTLCPEEFLTGHYWALFDGHGGPAAAILAANTLHSCLRRQLEAIGEGMVATQPPMHLSGRCVCPSDPQFVEEKGIRTEDLVIGALESAFQECDEVIGRELEASGQVGGCTALVAVSLKGKLYVANAGDSRAILVRRDEVRPLSFEFTPETERQRIQQLAFVYPELLADEFTRLEFPRRLKRDDLGQKVLFRDHYMSGWSYKCVEKSDLKYPLIHGQGRQARLLGTLAVSRGLGDHQLRVLDTNIQLKPFLLSVPQVTVLDLDQLELQEEDVVVMATDGLWDVLSNEQVARLVRSFLPGNREDPHRFSELAQMLIHSTQGKNGSPTGEGQVSYDDVSVFVIPLYSQSQGSSGH, encoded by the exons ATGTCCGCGGGCTGGTTCCGCCGCCGCTTCCTGCCCGGGGTGCCCGGCGGCCCGCTCCCCGCGCCGCGCTCGCCCCGGCCGCGCGCCAGCCCCGTGCCCTACCGACGGCCCCGCTTCCTGCGCGGCTCGGGCTCCTGCCCCGGCACCCCCGACGCCCCGCGCCGCCCGGAGGCCCGGCCCGTGCGCTGCCCCGCGCGCGGCCGCACGCTGCCCTGGAACGCAGGCTACGCCGA GATCATCAATGCAGAGAAATCTGAGTTCAATGAGGATCAGGCCGCCTGTGGGAAGCTGTGCATCCGGAGATGTGAGTTTGGGCCTGAAGAGGACCAGGAGTGGCTGACCTTGTGCCCAGAGGAG TTCCTGACCGGTCATTACTGGGCACTGTTTGATGGGCACGGCGGTCCAGCTGCAGCCATCCTGGCTGCCAACACCCTGCACTCCTGCCTGCGCCGGCAGCTGGAGGCCATAGGAGAGGGCATGGTGGCCACTCAGCCCCCCATGCACCTCAGTGGCCGTTGTGTCTGCCCCAGTGATCCCCAGTTTGTTGAGGAAAAGGGCATTAGGACAGAAGACTTGGTGATCGGGGCTCTGGAGAGCGCCTTCCAGGAATGT GATGAGGTGATCGGGCGGGAGCTGGAGGCCTCAGGCCAAGTGGGTGGCTGCACAGCCCTGGTGGCTGTGTCGCTGAAGGGGAAGCTGTATGTGGCCAATGCCGGAGATAGCAG AGCCATCTTGGTACGGAGAGATGAGGTACGGCCTCTGAGCTTTGAGTTCACCCCGGAGACTGAGCGACAACGGATCCAGCAATTG gcctttgTCTACCCTGAGCTTCTGGCTGATGAGTTCACCCGACTGGAGTTCCCTCGGCGTCTGAAGAGGGATGACTTGGGGCAGAAAGTTTTGTTCAGGGATCACTACATGAGTGGCTG GAGCTACAAGTGCGTGGAGAAGTCGGATCTCAAGTACCCACTGATCCACGGACAGGGTAGGCAG gcTCGGTTGCTGGGAACACTGGCCGTCTCCCGGGGCCTGGGAGACCATCAGCTCAGAGTCCTGGACACAAACATTCAACTCAAGCCCTTCTTGCTCTCTGTCCCACAG GTGACAGTGCTGGATTTGGACCAGTtggagctgcaggaggaggaTGTGGTTGTCATGGCAACTGATGGGCTCTGGGATGTCCTATCCAATGAGCAGGTGGCAAGGCTAGTGCGGAGCTTCCTCCCTGGCAATCGAGAGGACCCACACAG GTTCTCGGAGCTGGCCCAAATGCTGATACACAGCACACAGGGGAAGAATGGCAGTCCCACAGGGGAAGGGCAGGTGTCCTACGATGACGTCTCTGTGTTCGTGATTCCCTTGTACAGCCAGAGCCAAGGGAGCAGTGGCCACTGA